A window of the Parabacteroides merdae ATCC 43184 genome harbors these coding sequences:
- a CDS encoding TonB-dependent receptor, with the protein MKKFMSRGWFTCVFVCLSCFLISEKLSAEVNGGDEVRTVTLNMWNVSLKEILTEIEKQAGVTFSYESSLLKEFQKTSFKVNDAALDDCLARLFAGYPFVYKRTGNIVVLKRKPRQVTISGFVRDKTSAESLVGASVYEVNSLSGVAANTYGFFSLSLPVPSGSDGAPVRLQASYIGYESHLFTIPVLKQDTVLVIDLQPNAAIGEVLVTALETTRQTVRSTQMGTLEVNHATIRATPTLLGEADIIRTLQLTPGVSAGTEGISGLYVRGGNSDENLFLVDGNPVYQVNHIGGFFSAFNNEAIKGMNFFKAGFPARYGGRLSSVVDVHTKEGNMKEYHGSASLGLVSGNLNLEGPIWKDRTSFNIALRRTWLDVLTAPVLAIVNKKNKKNGERINVRYAFHDLNARIDHRFSDRSRMYLSLYNGNDVLKVESEDFAYSEYTSEYRNTIDAYMRWGNLVASAGWTYAFSNKLFGKLSGFYTRYRSKIRYKEEDVSGKEGDSGYKYSLDETTNVTGITDFGVRTSFDYRPVAAHRIRFGGDYLIHYFQPEYNRMKALDNSLPDSMQIAKTFSDDKLWAHELAAYAEDDWSISDAFRLNVGLRFSLFNIDNRTYTGIEPRVSMRWLLSPDVSLKASYSRMNQYVHLISNSFMDLPTDSWMPVTNKLKPLVSDQISLGGYYNWNQLLDFSVEGYYKRMNNLLEYKDGYSLIPSSVSWENKMASGEGRAYGVEFMVRKQTGKTTGWVGYALAWADRQFDEINKGRRYPSRYDNRHKLNIVVMHKLSKKVELSAAWTYSSGNYTTLSLENYYPSDHLHQPGERPFWGNGTGEDYYDQRNNYQLPAYHRLDVGINIYRPKKKGRMGVWNISIYNVYSRMNPILVYKGDVKEEAGSDDYGNPNVTYRNAFKSIGIFPIIPSVSYTYKF; encoded by the coding sequence ATGAAGAAGTTTATGTCGAGAGGATGGTTTACCTGTGTTTTTGTGTGTTTGAGTTGTTTTTTGATATCGGAGAAGTTGTCGGCAGAGGTAAATGGTGGAGATGAGGTTCGAACGGTTACATTGAACATGTGGAACGTTTCTTTGAAGGAGATTCTGACAGAGATCGAGAAGCAGGCCGGAGTGACTTTTTCGTATGAATCATCTTTGTTGAAAGAGTTTCAGAAAACGAGTTTCAAAGTGAACGATGCTGCATTGGACGATTGTCTGGCACGACTTTTTGCCGGCTATCCGTTCGTGTACAAGAGGACAGGAAATATTGTCGTTCTGAAACGTAAACCCAGACAGGTCACGATCAGCGGTTTTGTGCGGGATAAAACTTCCGCAGAATCCCTGGTCGGGGCTTCTGTGTATGAAGTGAACAGCCTGAGCGGTGTGGCTGCCAATACCTATGGATTCTTTAGTCTTTCGTTGCCTGTACCGTCGGGCAGTGATGGTGCTCCCGTTCGTTTGCAAGCGTCTTATATCGGTTATGAGAGCCATCTGTTCACAATTCCAGTGTTGAAGCAAGACACAGTCTTGGTAATCGATTTGCAGCCTAATGCCGCAATCGGAGAAGTGTTGGTGACAGCCTTGGAAACAACCCGCCAAACGGTCCGTAGTACGCAAATGGGAACATTGGAGGTGAATCATGCTACTATTCGTGCGACTCCGACTTTGTTGGGGGAGGCCGATATTATCCGGACCTTGCAATTGACACCTGGAGTGTCGGCTGGGACGGAAGGTATTTCTGGTTTGTATGTTAGGGGTGGAAATTCGGATGAGAACCTTTTTCTGGTCGATGGTAATCCTGTCTATCAGGTGAATCATATCGGCGGTTTTTTCTCTGCGTTCAACAATGAGGCGATTAAAGGCATGAATTTCTTCAAAGCCGGTTTCCCGGCCCGTTACGGCGGACGCCTTTCTTCGGTGGTGGATGTGCATACCAAGGAGGGGAATATGAAAGAGTATCATGGATCCGCCTCTTTAGGGTTGGTTTCCGGTAATCTGAATCTGGAAGGGCCGATTTGGAAAGACCGGACTTCTTTCAATATAGCGCTTAGGCGTACGTGGTTGGATGTGCTGACGGCTCCTGTGTTGGCGATTGTAAATAAGAAAAATAAAAAGAATGGGGAACGTATTAATGTCCGTTATGCTTTCCATGATTTGAATGCTCGTATCGACCATCGTTTCAGCGACCGGAGTAGGATGTATTTGAGCCTCTATAACGGGAATGATGTCTTGAAAGTAGAAAGTGAAGATTTTGCTTATTCCGAATATACAAGCGAATATCGTAATACGATCGACGCCTATATGCGTTGGGGGAATTTGGTCGCTTCTGCTGGCTGGACGTATGCGTTCAGTAATAAGTTATTCGGAAAATTGTCCGGTTTCTATACGCGATATCGTTCTAAAATCAGATATAAAGAGGAAGATGTTTCCGGTAAGGAAGGTGATTCCGGATATAAGTATTCTTTGGACGAGACGACCAATGTGACAGGAATCACGGATTTTGGTGTTCGTACCTCGTTTGATTATCGACCGGTGGCGGCACACCGTATCCGTTTTGGCGGTGATTACCTGATTCATTATTTTCAACCGGAGTATAACCGGATGAAAGCATTGGACAATAGTCTGCCGGATTCTATGCAGATTGCTAAAACTTTTTCCGACGACAAGTTGTGGGCACATGAATTGGCTGCCTATGCTGAAGATGATTGGTCGATTTCCGATGCTTTTCGTTTAAATGTCGGACTTCGTTTCAGCCTGTTTAATATTGATAACAGGACGTATACCGGTATTGAGCCGCGTGTTTCTATGCGCTGGTTGCTTTCACCGGATGTTAGTTTGAAAGCTTCTTACTCCCGTATGAACCAGTATGTACATTTGATCAGTAACAGCTTTATGGATTTGCCGACTGATTCTTGGATGCCGGTGACTAATAAGTTGAAGCCGCTTGTCAGTGACCAGATTTCTTTGGGTGGTTATTACAATTGGAATCAGCTATTGGATTTTTCTGTTGAAGGTTATTATAAACGGATGAACAACTTGTTGGAATATAAGGATGGTTATAGTCTGATTCCTTCATCCGTTTCATGGGAAAATAAGATGGCTTCCGGTGAAGGGCGTGCTTACGGAGTGGAGTTTATGGTTCGTAAGCAAACAGGAAAAACAACCGGATGGGTCGGGTATGCGCTGGCGTGGGCGGATCGTCAGTTTGACGAAATAAATAAAGGACGGCGCTATCCTTCCCGTTACGACAATCGGCATAAATTGAATATTGTTGTCATGCATAAACTCTCCAAAAAAGTAGAGCTGTCGGCTGCCTGGACTTATTCGTCTGGTAATTATACAACATTGTCACTGGAAAATTATTATCCGAGTGACCATCTGCACCAACCGGGAGAAAGACCTTTCTGGGGGAATGGGACTGGTGAAGATTATTATGACCAACGTAATAATTATCAACTTCCTGCCTACCATCGTTTGGATGTGGGCATTAATATATATCGTCCTAAAAAGAAGGGGCGTATGGGAGTTTGGAATATTAGTATTTATAACGTGTACAGCCGGATGAATCCTATCCTGGTTTATAAAGGAGATGTCAAAGAGGAGGCTGGATCAGACGACTATGGGAATCCGAATGTCACCTATCGGAATGCATTCAAGTCTATTGGTATTTTTCCGATCATACCGTCGGTTTCATATACATATAAATTTTGA
- a CDS encoding DUF4249 domain-containing protein, with product MRYNICILVLLLFVLSGCEKEINLEHMRPEPKLVLNCLAVQGDTLSVELSRTWFYADNKVKDIFVSGADVKLYVNDVFRESLSEVAVKYEELDIDAVRYKSSSYIPVTGDRIRLVASRNGFKDVEAVTEVPRPCSVSGFELQQESVRDTTEWFDDAYIHLAQNNTVCFTLHDEPGEDNYYLIYFRQGNIWGGENDTVYSWYSFRPDYGSEPVFAVQNSALDQIFGYDGVGGYNGLAFSDELFDGKSYQFKIPWKISLSYTQSVDYTPYIYRCYLYSVSRSYYNYMKTMNDLYESGFVGDLAEIGFAEPVRIYSNVEGGTGILGGSCMESWEFTSE from the coding sequence ATGAGATATAATATTTGTATATTGGTTTTGTTGTTGTTTGTCTTGTCCGGTTGCGAGAAAGAGATAAATTTGGAACATATGCGTCCTGAACCCAAACTGGTGTTGAATTGTCTGGCCGTACAAGGTGATACACTATCGGTAGAACTTTCCCGTACCTGGTTTTATGCGGATAATAAGGTCAAAGATATTTTTGTGTCTGGTGCGGATGTAAAACTTTATGTGAACGATGTGTTCCGGGAATCATTGTCCGAAGTGGCCGTAAAGTATGAAGAGCTTGATATCGATGCCGTTCGTTACAAATCTTCATCTTATATACCTGTGACGGGCGATCGGATACGCCTTGTGGCTTCTCGGAATGGTTTTAAGGATGTGGAGGCCGTGACGGAAGTCCCTCGCCCCTGTTCTGTCTCGGGTTTCGAGCTTCAACAGGAGAGTGTAAGAGATACTACTGAATGGTTTGATGATGCATATATACATTTGGCTCAAAATAATACCGTGTGCTTCACTCTTCACGACGAACCAGGCGAAGACAATTATTATCTGATTTATTTCCGTCAGGGAAATATTTGGGGAGGAGAAAACGATACCGTTTATTCCTGGTATTCTTTTAGGCCTGATTATGGTAGTGAACCGGTATTTGCTGTTCAGAATTCGGCTTTAGATCAGATTTTCGGATATGATGGTGTGGGTGGTTATAACGGACTCGCTTTTTCGGACGAGTTGTTCGATGGGAAAAGCTATCAGTTTAAGATCCCTTGGAAAATAAGTCTTAGCTATACTCAGAGTGTCGATTATACCCCCTACATATACCGTTGTTATCTGTATTCCGTTTCTCGCTCCTATTATAACTATATGAAAACCATGAATGATTTGTATGAGAGTGGCTTTGTCGGCGATCTGGCGGAAATAGGCTTTGCCGAACCGGTCCGCATCTATTCGAATGTAGAAGGCGGAACCGGTATTTTAGGCGGCAGCTGCATGGAGTCCTGGGAATTTACAAGTGAATGA
- a CDS encoding endonuclease/exonuclease/phosphatase family protein, giving the protein MKLHHILYTLLLISLFPITSNGQPARKEKLRVISYNIWNGFEHDASRRANFIDWIKGQQPDILAITELVGFTEKNLGQLASEYGHKYYAIVKEEGYPVGITSNKPITVVKKQVEDFWHGMLHVKTYGLDIIVTHLSPHDWKFRLKEAQMLTKYIQDNQLDNCMVMGDFNAYSPFDADWVETHAQLIKNKQKWDAEQETYRNMRDGRLDYSVLSQFLSIGLTDICRLYVPADKRTTFPTAFLYRWQHGDTRLHGISERLDYILVSPSLVSRCVDAHIHNGIETEGISDHYPVSVDLIIHL; this is encoded by the coding sequence ATGAAACTACATCATATACTCTATACCTTACTGCTCATATCGTTATTTCCCATAACAAGCAACGGGCAACCAGCAAGAAAAGAGAAACTACGGGTTATATCCTACAATATTTGGAACGGTTTCGAACATGATGCTTCCCGGCGAGCAAATTTTATCGACTGGATAAAAGGACAGCAACCGGACATTCTGGCCATAACCGAACTGGTTGGATTTACAGAAAAAAATTTAGGCCAACTAGCCTCCGAATACGGGCATAAGTATTATGCCATCGTGAAAGAAGAAGGATACCCGGTCGGCATAACTTCCAACAAACCGATCACGGTCGTAAAGAAACAAGTAGAAGATTTCTGGCACGGCATGCTGCACGTAAAAACGTATGGATTGGATATCATCGTCACCCATCTCAGCCCTCACGACTGGAAGTTCCGACTGAAAGAAGCGCAAATGCTGACAAAATACATACAGGACAATCAGTTGGACAACTGTATGGTCATGGGAGATTTCAACGCCTATTCGCCTTTCGACGCCGATTGGGTGGAAACACACGCCCAACTCATCAAAAACAAGCAGAAATGGGATGCCGAACAAGAAACATACCGGAATATGCGTGACGGACGGCTTGATTATTCAGTTCTGTCCCAATTCCTATCCATCGGGCTGACCGATATATGCCGTTTGTATGTCCCTGCCGATAAACGAACGACATTCCCGACCGCTTTCCTTTACCGATGGCAACATGGCGACACCCGTCTGCACGGGATAAGCGAACGGTTGGATTATATACTGGTTTCTCCATCCCTGGTTTCCCGGTGTGTCGACGCCCATATCCACAACGGAATAGAAACTGAAGGGATTTCGGACCATTATCCGGTCAGCGTAGACTTGATCATTCACTTGTAA